A genome region from Fervidobacterium changbaicum includes the following:
- the rdgB gene encoding RdgB/HAM1 family non-canonical purine NTP pyrophosphatase: MEKLRIYVASKNNHKIEEIKLVIPEFVMLETVDWEVDVEETGETFIENSIIKAIEYGKEIGQPVIADDSGLSIDVLGGFPGVMSARYLEDASYVEKMESILQLMRNYEERSARFVCAATYFNPIKNFLISVEGYVEGTISREIRGDKGFGYDPIFIPKGYDKTFGELGEEVKKVISHRSVAFRKLFDALVKVGEIGS; the protein is encoded by the coding sequence ATCGAAAAATTGAGAATCTACGTTGCTTCAAAGAATAATCACAAGATCGAAGAAATTAAACTCGTTATTCCAGAGTTTGTGATGCTCGAAACGGTAGATTGGGAAGTAGATGTTGAAGAGACCGGTGAAACGTTCATTGAAAACTCCATTATCAAAGCTATCGAGTACGGTAAAGAAATAGGGCAGCCTGTCATCGCTGATGATTCTGGTCTTTCTATTGACGTGCTGGGTGGATTTCCAGGTGTTATGAGTGCCAGGTACCTTGAAGATGCCAGTTATGTTGAGAAGATGGAAAGTATCCTTCAATTGATGAGGAATTACGAAGAACGTAGTGCGAGGTTCGTCTGTGCCGCTACGTATTTCAATCCTATTAAGAACTTCTTGATTTCTGTAGAAGGTTACGTCGAAGGCACGATCAGTAGGGAAATACGTGGGGACAAAGGTTTTGGATATGACCCGATATTCATACCAAAAGGTTACGATAAAACGTTCGGTGAACTCGGTGAGGAAGTGAAGAAAGTTATCAGTCACAGAAGCGTCGCTTTTAGAAAGCTTTTCGATGCACTTGTAAAAGTTGGAGAGATAGGCTCATGA
- the uvrA gene encoding excinuclease ABC subunit UvrA, protein MDRIIVKGARVHNLKNIDVEMPKNKLVVITGLSGSGKSSLAMDTIFIEGQRRYLESLSTYARQFIGELKKPDVDSIEGLSPTIAIDQKSVSHNPRSTVGTVTEIYDYLRVLYAQIGVPHCPHCGRELQRMSVDEIVTRVQKHFSNKRIMILAPIAREKKGTYKDEFNTFLNRGYTRVEVDGKIYRLEEVPELNKNVRHTINLVIDRLDLSDTDSHRLFQSVELALKEGNGFVLVRSGDDEHFYSEKLSCLSCGFSMPEINPKFFSFNAPYGACPDCHGLGFKLEVDERTLFEEGVPVVQGLRIGHKADGWLPRRIERIVREYGGDPYKSFEEQPEEAKEALLYGTEYFEGLIALVKERYEEYTSEEMREWIVQNFFVERTCQTCKGKRLRQEALSVTIKGLSIIDFTDLPISRELEIIRSLPKELSEKQMEAVRELLHEIEKRLDFLEQVGLGYLSLSRNVRTLSGGEAQRIRLATQIGSRLTGVIYVLDEPTIGLHQRDNNRLISMLKELRDLGNTVLVVEHDEEVIRSADYIVDVGPRAGVNGGHIVYSGTLDGLISCEESITGKYLSGKLKIEVPKVRRKGNGNYIRIVGARHNNLKNITVDFPLGTFICVTGVSGSGKSSLIIDTLYPAIANKLHKTRYEVGEHDRIEGLEHIDKIIAIDQSPIGRTPRSNPATYTKVFDAIRELFAMTPEAKARGYDKGRFSFNVKGGRCEACGGQGVVKIEMMFLPEVYVECEVCKGKRYNSETLEVTYKGKNIADVLDMTVDEALEFFQNIPTIRETLQVLSDVGLGYIKLGQPATTLSGGEAQRVKLASELRKKATGRTLYILDEPTVGLHFDDVKRLIEVLNRLVDKGNTVIVIEHNLDVIKSADYVIDLGPEGGDDGGYVVATGTPEEVAKVERSWTGKYLKMVLSNSDKLDKIPSLICCSEGEAS, encoded by the coding sequence ATGGACAGGATTATCGTCAAAGGTGCGCGTGTGCATAATTTAAAGAACATCGATGTAGAAATGCCCAAGAACAAACTCGTAGTCATTACCGGACTATCTGGTTCTGGAAAGAGCTCCCTTGCAATGGATACGATTTTTATCGAAGGGCAAAGGCGTTATCTGGAAAGCCTTTCGACATATGCAAGGCAGTTCATCGGTGAGTTGAAAAAGCCTGATGTAGACAGTATCGAGGGGCTTTCTCCGACTATCGCAATAGACCAAAAGAGTGTGTCCCACAACCCGAGGTCTACGGTAGGAACAGTGACGGAGATATACGATTATCTGCGCGTTCTGTACGCACAGATAGGCGTACCGCATTGTCCTCACTGTGGTAGAGAACTTCAAAGGATGTCAGTGGATGAAATCGTGACTCGCGTGCAAAAGCACTTTTCAAACAAGCGGATTATGATACTTGCACCTATAGCCCGTGAGAAGAAGGGAACATACAAGGACGAGTTCAATACTTTTCTTAACAGAGGTTACACGAGGGTAGAAGTCGACGGGAAGATATACAGATTGGAAGAGGTTCCTGAGTTAAATAAGAACGTTAGGCATACAATAAACTTGGTTATCGACAGGTTGGACCTTTCCGATACCGACTCGCACAGGCTCTTTCAGTCTGTAGAACTCGCTCTTAAAGAGGGTAACGGTTTCGTCTTGGTAAGGTCAGGCGATGATGAACACTTTTATTCTGAAAAGCTCTCCTGTCTTTCCTGTGGTTTTTCGATGCCAGAAATAAATCCTAAGTTCTTCTCGTTCAACGCGCCGTACGGTGCGTGCCCTGATTGCCACGGCCTTGGTTTCAAACTCGAAGTCGACGAGCGCACTCTTTTTGAGGAAGGCGTCCCCGTCGTCCAAGGGTTGAGGATAGGGCACAAGGCAGATGGATGGCTCCCTAGGAGAATTGAGAGGATAGTGCGCGAGTACGGTGGGGACCCGTACAAATCTTTTGAGGAGCAACCAGAGGAAGCTAAAGAAGCTCTACTTTACGGAACGGAATACTTCGAAGGGCTTATCGCACTTGTGAAAGAACGCTACGAAGAATACACTTCTGAAGAGATGAGAGAGTGGATCGTTCAGAATTTCTTCGTGGAGCGCACTTGTCAGACGTGTAAAGGTAAAAGACTCAGGCAAGAAGCGTTGAGCGTTACGATCAAGGGATTGAGTATCATAGATTTTACAGACCTTCCAATCTCAAGGGAATTGGAAATTATAAGAAGTTTACCTAAAGAGCTTTCGGAAAAGCAGATGGAAGCTGTGAGGGAACTGCTACACGAAATCGAGAAACGACTGGATTTCTTGGAACAGGTCGGGCTGGGTTATCTGAGTCTTTCAAGAAATGTGCGGACGCTGTCAGGCGGGGAAGCGCAAAGAATAAGGCTCGCAACCCAGATAGGTTCGAGATTGACTGGCGTAATATACGTGCTTGACGAACCGACCATAGGACTTCACCAAAGGGATAACAATAGGCTCATATCGATGCTCAAAGAATTGCGAGATTTAGGAAATACTGTGCTCGTTGTTGAGCACGATGAAGAGGTCATTAGGAGTGCAGACTACATCGTCGATGTAGGTCCTCGAGCAGGTGTTAACGGAGGGCATATAGTTTATTCTGGAACACTCGACGGACTTATCAGTTGCGAGGAATCTATAACTGGAAAGTACCTTTCGGGCAAATTGAAGATAGAAGTTCCCAAAGTGAGAAGAAAAGGGAACGGGAATTATATTAGAATAGTCGGAGCGAGGCACAACAATCTGAAGAATATAACCGTTGATTTTCCACTTGGAACATTCATATGCGTTACAGGTGTGAGCGGTTCCGGTAAGAGTTCATTGATAATTGATACACTCTATCCAGCCATCGCCAATAAGTTGCACAAAACACGGTACGAAGTCGGAGAACACGACAGGATAGAAGGGCTCGAGCATATCGATAAGATCATCGCTATCGACCAGTCACCGATAGGTAGAACGCCACGCAGTAACCCCGCAACTTATACGAAGGTCTTCGACGCTATAAGGGAATTGTTCGCAATGACCCCGGAAGCGAAGGCGCGCGGGTACGATAAAGGACGGTTCAGTTTCAATGTCAAAGGTGGACGGTGTGAAGCTTGCGGTGGACAAGGCGTTGTCAAAATCGAGATGATGTTCCTACCAGAAGTCTACGTCGAATGTGAGGTCTGCAAGGGTAAGAGGTACAATTCAGAGACACTGGAAGTGACGTACAAAGGTAAGAACATCGCAGATGTTTTGGATATGACCGTTGATGAGGCACTTGAGTTTTTCCAAAATATCCCAACGATTCGGGAGACACTGCAAGTGCTTTCCGATGTGGGACTTGGATACATCAAACTCGGACAGCCGGCCACAACGCTCTCCGGTGGCGAGGCACAGCGGGTGAAGTTGGCTTCCGAGCTTAGAAAGAAGGCAACGGGTAGAACGCTATACATACTCGACGAACCAACGGTAGGGCTACATTTCGATGACGTAAAAAGGCTCATAGAGGTGCTCAACAGGCTTGTTGATAAAGGTAACACGGTTATCGTTATCGAACACAACCTCGATGTCATTAAGTCAGCCGACTACGTAATTGACCTTGGACCTGAAGGCGGAGATGATGGAGGATACGTCGTTGCAACTGGTACTCCTGAAGAAGTCGCGAAAGTTGAAAGGTCATGGACCGGGAAGTACCTAAAAATGGTTCTGTCAAATTCAGATAAGCTAGACAAAATTCCATCTTTGATATGTTGCAGTGAGGGGGAAGCATCGTGA